One Coregonus clupeaformis isolate EN_2021a unplaced genomic scaffold, ASM2061545v1 scaf0053, whole genome shotgun sequence DNA segment encodes these proteins:
- the LOC121543047 gene encoding G protein-activated inward rectifier potassium channel 4-like: MNCFKGRFGQDVEKQDKKLSKPRWDTPKNKVPTDRTMVVGGRQGGGGKGSNRSGGTLRKRRQRYVEKDGKCNVHHGNVREKYRYMTDIFTTLVDLKWRFNLLVFTLVYTTTWVFFGLIWWLIAYIRGDLDHTDDGDWIPCVNNLNGFVSAFLFSIETETTIGYGYRVITDKCPEGILLLLVQAILGSIVNAFMVGCMFVKISQPKKRAETLMFSHKAVISVRDSKLCLMFRVGDLRNSHIVEASIRVKLIRSKQTKEGEFIPLNQTDINVGFDTGDDRLFLVSPLIICHEFNEGSPFWEISQEQLEREEFEVVVILEGMVEATGMTCQARSSYLDSEVLWGERFTPVLSLEEGFYEVDYESFHHTYPTPTPTCSARELAELDKKGEAIPLPPQLEPPPPRPEKEEDRGEEGVGVEAIGDGEGENVSNGDANRMDDGHE; this comes from the exons ATGAATTGCTTCAAAGGGCGTTTTGGACAGGATGTGGAGAAACAGGACAAAAAGCTGTCAAAACCAAGATGGGATACCCCCAAAAACAAG GTGCCCACAGACCGGACCATGGTGGTGGGCGGCAGGCAAGGTGGGGGTGGTAAAGGTTCCAACCGTTCAGGAGGCACCCTGAGGAAACGGCGGCAGCGATACGTGGAGAAGGACGGCAAGTGCAACGTGCATCACGGCAACGTGCGCGAGAAATACCGCTACATGACAGACATCTTCACTACCCTGGTGGACCTGAAGTGGCGCTTTAACCTGCTGGTGTTCACCCTGGTCTACACAACCACCTGGGTGTTCTTCGGTCTCATCTGGTGGCTCATCGCCTACATCCGCGGAGACCTGGACCACACTGATGATGGAGACTGGATCCCCTGCGTCAACAACCTCAACGGCTTCGTCTCCGCCTTCCTCTTCTCCATCGAGACGGAGACCACCATCGGCTACGGCTATCGGGTCATCACTGATAAATGCCCAGAGGGGATTCTTCTGCTGTTAGTCCAGGCCATCCTGGGATCCATCGTCAATGCCTTCATGGTGGGATGCATGTTCGTCAAGATCTCCCAGCCCAAGAAGCGAGCCGAGACGCTCATGTTCTCCCACAAGGCGGTGATCTCTGTGAGGGACAGCAAGCTGTGTCTGATGTTCAGGGTCGGAGACCTGAGGAACTCACACATTGTGGAGGCCTCCATCCGGGTCAAGCTGATCCGCTCCAAGCAGACCAAGGAAGGGGAGTTTATCCCGCTCAACCAGACGGATATTAATGTGGGCTTCGATACGGGGGACGACAGGCTCTTCCTGGTGTCACCACTCATCATCTGTCACGAGTTCAACGAGGGCAGTCCCTTCTGGGAGATCTCCCAGGAACAGCTGGAGAGGGAGGAGTTTGAGGTAGTGGTCATCCTGGAGGGCATGGTGGAAGCCACAG gaATGACATGCCAGGCGCGCAGCTCATACCTAGACTCAGAGGTTCTGTGGGGGGAGCGCTTCACCCCTGTGCTCTCCCTAGAGGAGGGCTTCTACGAGGTGGACTATGAATCCTTCCACCACACCTACCCTACCCCGACCCCCACCTGCTCTGCCCGAGAGCTGGCCGAGCTGGACAAGAAGGGAGAGGCCATCCCCCTACCTCCCCAGTTGGAGCCGCCCCCACCACGTCCAGAGAAGGAGGAagacagaggggaggaaggggtgggggtggaggcgataggggatggagagggggagaacgtTAGCAATGGAGATGCGAACAGGATGGATGATGGGCATGAATGA